One Elgaria multicarinata webbii isolate HBS135686 ecotype San Diego chromosome 6, rElgMul1.1.pri, whole genome shotgun sequence DNA segment encodes these proteins:
- the LOC134400191 gene encoding C-type lectin domain family 5 member A-like has protein sequence MTWQRAAPGIILVLVKLTGTSLFLVFIPQTFPRGNISFVAEENCTVLQTTQSPPEATVTFPARSVIRTTVKATAPVLVNVPRWERYRGSEYWFSDVSDVWFNSQSECSEWNSGLVIINDKKELEFIRNKTTMGDYFIGLTYSEDENKWRWNDGTEPKWNLFTRKPDKIEQDCAIIRAQNVIPVSCYQESRWICEKNNS, from the exons ATGACTTGGCAGCGTGCAGCTCCTGGAATAATCCTTGTGTTGGTGAAACTTACAGGAACATCCCTATTTCTTGTTTTCA ttccacAGACCTTCCCCAGGGGAAATATCAGTTTTGTTGCTGAGGAGAATTGTACAG TATTACAGACTACTCAAAGCCCACCTGAAGCTACGGTTACTTTTCCTGCAAGATCCGTAATTAGAACCACAGTCAAAG CTACAGCCCCAGTTCTTGTGAATGTCCCAAGGTGGGAGAGGTACAGAGGGAGTGAGTACTGGTTTTCTGATGTGTCGGATGTATGGTTCAACAGCCAGTCCGAATGCTCAGAATGGAACTCGGGCCTAGTGATCATTAATGACAAAAAAGAACTG gaatttatccgcaataaaacaacaatgggAGATTATTTCATTGGATTGACGTATTCAGAGGATGAAAATAAATGGCGGTGGAATGATGGCACAGAACCCAAGTGGAACCT CTTTACTAGGAAACCGGATAAAATAGAACAAGACTGTGCGATTATCAGGGCACAAAACGTGATCCCAGTGTCATGCTACCAAGAAAGCCGCTGGATCTGTGAAAAGAATAATAGCTGA